Part of the Pieris brassicae chromosome 5, ilPieBrab1.1, whole genome shotgun sequence genome is shown below.
TATACGTAGCAACAAACATGATCCTTATAgtcattgtaattttaattttactacagatatatttaaatacgaaTCAGGCAAACATCGTGCAAAAGTTTGTTGTCGGAATTACATTGAATTTGCCTCAAGTTATACAGTTTTGTTTTCTTGCCTTTTACACCACGCAGGTAAGATGTATCACGGTAATATTGGCAAGAATAACCGAGCACTGCAAAAGTTTAAAAGTGTCTGATGAAGCGAATATGAGTATAAGGCAAATGGAGATGGTTTATATGAAGgtgtttgaaattaaaatggacataaataaagtgtttgAAGGGCCTATTTTAGCTTCACTTTTCCAATCTTTTCATGCGTTGGTGAACGAagcttatttaatatattacgcAGAACTGCATACCAGCGACACTTCGAAGGCtactgtatataataatgCTGTTTGGATTACAtgccaattcataaaaatatattggctATCTTATTCAGGAAATACATTAAAGGCTGAGgtatgtttgtttaattattgagctgtaaataattatactgtttCTCTTCCTGAGCCCAATTACAAACACCAGACCTTACGGGGTTCTTTGGTACTCCATTTATAAATCCAGTTTCAATCTACTTTTCCTTGCCACCAGATTGTGATTCTAGTAAGAACCTTGAGGTTATTGGGTCTGGTACATTTCCCAACCTTACCTGTTTGTACGTTTTATTAACTGGAATTTATTTGCGTAGTCATTGATAAAATTCTTAATTGATGCGAATATACCTAACACTGGCATCGCAACCACTTGTAAATcgttaattttatacacaaattCTACATTAGGACAAAAGAAGTTTTATATGGTAAAcctttttcgaaaaaaaaaacgatttttttacaaatatatatataatatatcatatcaatttaattatcGCATTAAAATTCGAGACTTCATACACTCAAAATCTGAAATGGTTGACTGTCAATAACATTAAATGTGGTTACTGACGTTGCagactaataaattatttgatatagaTTGTTTTAATTCATTCATAGAATTGTTTTAGGCTTTAAAAATTGGTGAGGCTCTCCACTACATGTCAACAGAAGGGCAAGAGTTACGATGGATGATGGAGGTAAGAAAAAATAGTAACACAAAAGTCTGTATagagaattaattttttttaattctcttCTGAGCATCTTACGGCTCGTAccaatttctttgttttaataaataaataaaaatcatcaaTGTTTCAGGTACAACATTTCTCTACAATGCTTAAATATCAATCTATGGATATTAGTGTGTTTGGCTATTTCTCATTAAATGCTTCTTTAATGTTCAATGTAAGTGTTGCGTTCTATatcaagattatttttaaaaaaagtggggccaaaatatacatacattgcTTGTTTACGAGTTTACAAAacgaaaataaacttattgaaAACGCCAGTACATGCGTAACATAGCATGGGCATTATACAAAACTTTGTTCTGCATATGCTAtatcatatacatacattttttacagATGTCTGCCTCAGCAATGACCTACCTGATTATTATGGTGCAGTTTGCTTAAAGACTATTACGAGTAGTTCATCGATGTCATTATTGTACTGTTTCAATCGCTTGAAAACCTGAAACATtacctgtatatatatataaacttgtgAATTAAATCGTGAGAAAATATTCTCAATCTAGTTCAggtctttaattttataaaattaatcaataaaatctatgTCGTTGATACCTTGGAGGATTGGGCGGGCTTTGGTATGGGGTACTACTTCTGTGGACACGTTCGTTTTACATCCCTCGGACAAGTAAAAAGCTGGGGGAGTCGTAGAGCAAGcggaaaattatattcaaatataagtgtttcctccaacttcaattttgttccctttggagtagaaactcttgggccgtggggttcaagtgaaGTAGGttcttattaaagatttaagttggcgcctggtagatagtactggtaACCCAGAGCTAGTggtttcctcgctcaacgaataactATCGCGAGTAAAGGCTGCCAACATTAAAGATACAATGCCAAAGggacaaaagtttttatatttgtttaatttttaattataaatatttatatttttttattattgttaaactagtatgtaggttaagaatattgtaaatactacacaattaaagattaatataaaacctttataattaatagtatcacgcaactatttttttagttttaatactactttaatttcaaattaaggtttaaaatcttttaaaattttctgtcTTTCGCCTTCGTtggtagaaaaaaaaactaacaatataaaaaaaggtatttaatacattgaaagttttataaatacacatcatctagttaaataaagattatttaaatatcacaaaaaaatatttctacataatcaaacaaattgacattttttatttttataacatgattttattttataatatattataacgttatttgagaaaatatatattttattcggaTTCATACAAAACACTTAATGCGAATACAGTTGTCAGTTCTCTCTCGCGTGTGGGGCACGCACAAACATACGTAGATGTCCTTACTTTTACTTTCTTggtaactattaaaaaaaaactgaaatgttGATtgtagctaacttcagggtgtgcgcgcgcatcgtaaaatttacttttataatatttccctagcgcgccaaaagaagtataacttcaaaaatgtcTACAaacattcatttttttattatttctcctCCATCCAGGATAGTTTTTGGCCCgtatgttttcttaataatttacaattcgTTGGATAAAAATGTTAGTCAAAATGCTATTACAATTGGCAAGCTACTGGGCCGGCCATTTCCCTACATACAGAAATGGCGCCAAAACTCATCACACACCATGTTAGGCTACCACAGAGAAGAAAAAACATATAGACATGACGTGTTTGTAACCGTTCactaagaaaaaataattaaacctattatttaaaaattaagtagtGTAAAAGAAGTCAAGctacaattaatttatctatttcgttcataaaatataatttctataaaaaatagttttcaagTTTGAAATGCAACGATGTTAGTGATAGTCCGCAAAATCATTTCCACTTTATAGAGAACTGGTAACCTAAAACCAAttcgaaaacatttttttacttaaatacaaTGCATGTTTATGTAGAAAGTATGTTTAAGTTGAAACAGTCAtcaatgaaatgaaataattagttTACTTTTAACCAAATAGAATACAAGTTTTACACGTAACATGTGATGTCgggaatatattatattcatgaaTTCACTGTTATTAACTGTCATTAGTGAATATTTGATGAAACAGCTACGACCTACATACAATCTAAAAATGTTTGAGTGCCACAGTCGTCAGAAAATAATGtctatatttagaaatattttgctATCTTAGTCATCCATAAAGGAGAGTTTAACAACGACAGAGCACAACCTCTTTCGGACTCATACCAATTAGTATAAACTTTTCGaagataaaacaaatttatgtcCCCGTTCCGAAATCAATATATCTACAGTTTTCGTTgcgtcacatttatttatcttaatattgataatattctttatttttaatatctatctTTTATATGCATCAGCTGGGAGTGCTTACTTCGCCAATCTGCCAAAACATATGAATTACTTATTTAAGAactaaaattttctaattgtATGCGTTACAGCGTATGTAAGTGGTTTTTTAAGTCGttataaatgtttagaaatattaaatagaataatttgGAGCTGGACGAAAATGCCACCATTTAACAACGGCAAAAAATTACTCAAAAAAATAGCTGTGCAATGCTATATAATACTTCTGGGTATAATGGTAGTATTGATATtcgtatatattgtataagaCGTAGCAGTTCTACGCAACATGGCACTCcagccgcgaagcgtagagGTGCACGAATTAGACTCTGACcacttcccggttcactttgaattcggccctccCTCCCTTCTAACACTCAAGAGAAGTCaattgtcgactggcagaagCTAGACGAGGCTGTCAAGCCTGTCGATACCTCTTACCTCTCAAACATTCTCGACAATCTAGTGTCGTCAgctcacgcgttagacgcgatctcGTCGGTCACTAATGTGTCCCTTGGTGGACGTTCTTCTAGTGATTAAATCACGTAAACtttgtttattcattactTCTGTCATATAACACTTACGaacaaacaacaacaaaacaatataatttaaacttctCTTTTTTGGTAGTCAGTTAACTAAATATTGATTCTCTGTATTTAAATAGCAATGCAATTCCTGcgtaaatcaattaaaatggCTCACGTTCCTCGTTCTGGTGGTAGTTGCCGCTCGGGGAACCCAATGTAATCCAAGGGGATAAGTATGTACGGCGCACGGCGATGATAAATATTAGCCTGGAATATTCGGCAAATACgctaaatattgtatgtataaacaaTACGAAATGAGAAAACCTAAAATACGaaaccatggagagtgttcagaggagttcttcggattaatacctgcagctgagtttcatcatcggacgtcgaggcagaatacgaaattccacccgtatcacctcgtcgtccgccgttccacgactgagcgtttttcaaggcaatttttgccgcgcaccaccgctatgtggaaccagctgcccactgaagtatttccgaaccaattcgacttagggtccttcaagaaaagagcgtacaaattcttaaaaggccggcaacgcactcgcgagccctctggcattgagagtgtccatgggcagcggtatcacttaacatcaggagagcctcctgcccgtttgccccctattttattaaaaaaaaccaactttaattcgtaaaataatttaactttatatcaaTTGAGTTATcttttattgcttaatataCTTCCATTGACCTATTTTACGGAATACTGAATGATTTAcgtattcatatagataatattgcgATAAATAGCTAAAAGTTAATTCCTTCGTTCACTTTTTTATATCTCACTTATCTTAGCGGAAGAACTCGTAACTGCTCGATGTGAAACTTTAGCAGATTCACTGCTcgaatattctttatttttggtTTCCAATACAGCCTatgattttagaaatatacaCTGCAAGGCTCCATCCACAGTAATAATTTGATGTGATGTTGAAGATCGTTAGGTCGCCGCACTAACCGGTGTCTCGTCGTATTTCcgtattaattgttattatttctcgGATTCTTCTTTGTTCCCCTTATGGGCCACCATGTTCACCATTTCTTTAGCGGAAAGATggtgtaaattaaatgcccagatacttaataaattaatataattaaaaaaaagaatgtgaATTGTACAGTGATCGTAGGTCAAGTGACATAAGTAGACAGATTTGTATGAAGAATCTTTAAGCCCCTGATGCGGCAATGTTCACGCGATGGTGTTTTGGCGTAATATTTGCGCAGGCGTTAAGTCTGAACAAACGTTATGGTCCCCTCGATCCATCAGTCCCGGAGTCCCTCAAGGCTCGGTCCTCTCACCTTCATTTCAGGATGGTTACCGGCAACATTCCGAGGGCTCCCACTTTGGAGCTAGCCCtcttacttaattattttggcACAGTTTGCAGAATAGTGCAATTCAAAAAACACACAAATCCTAAGACGCGGATAATTATATTTCCACCTAccaatattgtaatgtatttcGATTATAtcgcaaatataaatatcatatcatgcggtataaatatttaatattaagtttttcttCTTCAGGGCACCTGAAAGtttcattaatgttttttttagtatgtatggatagtttttaatgtatagtTAATAGACctgaagaagaaaaaacataatattaaactacatttatatttaattgctcATTTGGAATACCACTTTTTGACTCCAAATGATTTCACTTGATATAATGCTATAATAGCGGTACACAAAGCGAAACTCCACTCCGTCATGAGAAAGAAATCCTTGGTATTCAGTAGTTACCAAAAAACTGTGCGAGAACGAGAATAAAGTAGGATAGGCTAGTGGAGACGAGCTCACCGTCCTCACTCTCACCCTCGCATTCCTTCGAGGTGGGTCTGGATGGCGCCTTAGATCATATTACCCTTACTTACCTTAGGAACCGGTATTTTGTATCATGTATCCACGAAtcgatttacaaaaaaaatggcTTTTCTATTATCAATCAAGACGGGCCACTCTGTGGGCTACATTGGTCATACTTACACTTGGCAACGTCAACGGTGAGAATGTCAAAGTTCAACACATAAGTGACAATTTGCACAAGTCAATGTGTACgaagatatttaaattatttataatttttcgcTCCAGTCATTTTGATTTCGATGTTTTGCTCGAAATCTGctaagaattaatttattttaataataagtatttccAACTGCTGTCTACTTGTTGGGgaattaaatacttataatatagttaaattacataattctaattcctaataagtaattaattttgtgagTTTAATTTATCTGCAGTTGTGGAGAGAATACACAGGATGGTGAGTtagtttatgtttattaaaaatttaaacagggTTCGTGGTGAACCCGTTCGCGCCAAAAATTTGTGTAAAACACtgattactattttataattaatttcaaccTCTTACCGGCTGAAACCGAAGCCATCTTGGCAATTACCCGGCCGCCATGTCATTGTAGAATCACATGGTGAGAATTAGTGAATAGTCGTGTTGAAGATTTATGctagtgataataataatttatttggaaaaataattagtgttgTATCCAGAATAGTTGTGAATAtgataaatagttatattcaGGTAGGTATAGAATAAAATGAAGTTTTAATCActaatcaatattttcttgTTAAGAGATAATACATGTAGTAGTTTACCGGTGTAAACACAGTGCAAAAAACTccgattaaattaaatagatttaaacgAATTGCATATTATTCAATACAGATGCAATAATATGCTAGTTAAggttcaaaattattttttaacaagttttaacaaaatttctctttaatatcaataaagaaaaaaaaactgaccTACTTTTCAATCGTAGCTttggaatatataaaaaatacaaatatttttagataattgTCGGTTCTTAAGCTAATGTTTCAAATCATGAGGGTAGGGAGCCAATAGAGCCCAAGGCAAAACATTCAGATAatctattatatgtataaatatgcAACCAATTAATGCTAGAAAGCTTTAAATCTAATTAGAGGATATAAAAAGGTTCCTAAAATGTGAATGTAAATGTGATTTTGTCTAATAGATTATttgctattatattttattgattatttgcCCTTTAAATAGGTGGTGGGCATTATAGAAAGGATATGTTTTACAGCAAACAGTAATCTATTTCAAAACACTTGAAGGTTTGCCAACTGTTtctaataagtttaattaactattaactaGGGTAATAGTATTTGAGGGTaatcttgttttatatattcttgcAAATTAGAAATTACATTAGAATCATTTAATTTCCGTCACTACATTTCTGAATGCAGCTTTGTTCTTGTGGAGGATAtactaaatttcatttattagaaataaattttgaaagaataatattttgaaaaccATTTCAACAGATGGATGGAGGTGTTGTTCACCCTCATCCAGGGGTGGTACACGGCGGTATGCCAGGTGTAGTCCATGGTATGCCAGTGCATGGAGGTGGACCTGATGGGGAACATGCCCCTCATGGTCCAAGGCGTCGGTACCAAAATAGACCTAAGCCACCAAACAATTTGGAAAGGCTACCATTAGATGAAGCAGCTAAGAGGGTacttattctatttatttaaatccatTTTATAGATTGGTTTCATGTTTGGGAACAAAACTAAGCCCATTAAAATCTAtcttattaatgtataatgaCAAGAGGTACTCAAGAGGTTTATGAAGTTAGgtgttttaaatacacaacAGTCTTACACTACAAGGTTgtacattttcaaataaaaataatccctAACTCatgatgataataaaaaattgttactgtTAGTGAATATTGCTCAGAAAATTTACCTACAAATTATTGTAGTTATACTGTTCTTACTGtatatacatgtattttaacaaatatacagtgGTTATTGTATAATTGGAAACACTACCAATGGTCCTTGCCATGTAAGATCCTTCACCTCAAtcgtttctatttttaaattaaacaataaataggaaaacaaaattttcaatgATTTATCAttcattagaaaaataatacaaattccATTACACAAGTGCATCAGTTTTACGGTATGAACAATAATGATCAACTAATtagaaacaacaacaaaaaactagtaacaattgtttttcaagtattagtattattatatacaaaatagatACTCATATCAACAGCCTAccaataatgataataataataagcctttttatttcctGTTTTACAATAGTTGGTAGTTGCTATATTACAGTAAacaaaaattgatttttgtttgaaCATACTAATGTTAGCTTAGATtatgttagtaatatatagtattattacattaattatttataaattaacaggACTTCCCCTTACGGGTTTGGGTAAAGACCTCCTCAAAAGATGCCCATTTTTGTCGGTCTTGTGCTATGGAGTGCCAGTTTATGCCAGCTGATCTTTTCAGGTCATCTTCCCAGCGGTCTAAGGGTCTCCCCTTCCGCCTCTTGCCTGGTAGTCCTTTCCATTGTAACTTGTTTGGTCCACTTTCTGCTAGACATTCTCGCTACATGGCCAGCCCAATACCATTTCAGTTTTTGACCAAAAGTTAAAGTGTTTGTAACTTTAGTGACGGCTCTAATCTTTGTGTGTCATATTTTGTCCATtttctttatgttttatacttataattaatatttagtggCGCATTCCTTATCTTTAATAACGATGCAACGACGCGGCATTGATGCAatcaatttcataatttttttataggacaAATGCTTCAAAtagttagtttttatttgcaaCTTCCTTTTTAACAATACACGATAAATAGATTTTCATTCGGGTTTTAATTCGGACTATTTGCTGGCCAGTCTAAACTCTGTTAGCTAAGGAAACATTTGACGCTATTGGCTGTTTGTGTCGGGGCTGTGGATGTGTTAGGGTCATTGTTATGCTGAAAGATCTATGTTACAGGCAAATGATTGTCCAAGTAGGGTATTGTTGTGTGCTCTAagatacttttttattgtccTGGATCCATTGTACCTTCAATCACATGAACAAATCCAACTCCACATCCGGATCACTTTTTCCATTCTTGTACCGTTCAATTAGCACATTTTttagctaataataatagctcCTTTCGGTGCTGCTTGGTAAGAAGTAGTACCTATAAAGAGTTTCTTCTAAACAATTTAGCTTCCACTAACTAATCTTCAGTATAGCACCAGATCTTTCTCAGGTCATCAGGCAAAAAACTTCATTTTTAGTCTGGCCTTTACTTGGGTCTTTTTTAGCAACACGAATGATTAGCATATCTTCTCTGGGAATCGTTTTTCTTGGCCGTGTCTTTCTAAACACATTTCTAACACTTCCATGTGTTTTATAATGATCAGTTGCATTAATAACCTTAACAGAACAATTTAAACGCTCTGCTATTCTTCTGTACGCCCATTTATTTGCCTAGTTGACGCGTCACAACTATTATTGCCCattttgtacaaaaataaagttctGATTAATTTGCATttcattagttttttatttaagtgggTATATATGTATTGCATGATCATTAattatgtgtatatttttacgaACATTTGTACATTGAGGTTATACTTTCTTATTttgatgttaataaatttattagaagtGTTTCTAATTATATGACCActgtgtataataaagatacCTTTTTTCACAAGACctactttttattatgtgttctATTGAGTCTGTACATAccaagttaaataatttatattattctatagGAGATGGAGTCCTTGCCAATGAAGACACCAGTGTCAGTGCTTCAAGAATTGCTTGCCCGTCGAGGAACAGTTCCAAAGTATGAGTTAGTGCAGATTGAGGGCATGATTCATGAACCAACCTTCAGATACCGGGTCACTGTTGCTGATTTAGTTGGTGAGTTAAAATAtctgaatttaatatttaaatttttttttatgaataacaataaatgCAAACACTGTAAACTGGCAATGTAAGCAACTAATTGAATGAGGCAAATACATTctacattgaaaaaaaaatattatgaatcaAAACTAAGACTTGATCATGTTATATGTcaagtaaatagttttattatatttttcacagCAATGGGCACCGGCAGATCAAAAAAGGAGGCAAAACACTCGGCAGCAAAGGCACTTCTTGATAAATTGACAGGTGCAGCACCTGCTGATCAGAACACTAATGGCAATGTACCAGAGACGTGAGTACAAAAAAGATTTCATAAGTTTCTATAGTTCAGAAttcatatttagatttttttacaatatattttagccTGCACTAATTTTGATTCAAtaacattacaattaaatattttgtaaaatgtctttgatttaaaaataaaatattatttttttataattagaaacttgcatatgtaatttttcagccttaaaaaatattataaaaaatgtgatttTAGGGGTGCAGTTGTGTCTTCATTTGAAGACAAATTATTGGGTAACCCTGTGGGATGGCTTCAGGAGTTGTGCATGTCTCGCTTCTGGCCTCCTCCATCATACCATGCAGAGAATGATGACAACGTTAATAGACGTATGTTTTGTTAGTAGTCTTCATCTTGATATTTttactctttttttatttatcttaattagTCACTTACTGCATGTTAAAAAACGCAGTTTGGTATTTGCCTTTTATGAACTACTACTTTAAGTGCAGGTAGGgttaataagtataaattCTTGTACCCGCTCAGTGGGGTATGGGGCAGAATTTGTCTACCCCATTCtcatgtttttttgtattatggcTGAGATTCAAACCCAGGTCCCTAGGGTGTGTACTGTGTTGAGTTACTAACCTAGCCAGGTTATTGTCAGAATTGCCagaattatatgtatttatataatcttttaatattgaatttacttttttatatcaaagttTTGGTTAAATATGTTGATTTatcttaagttttaattaaacataattaacatggttcaaaaatatttcaggtCTTCCACATGAGCGCCAATTTACTATTATATGCACCTTACTGAAGCGTCGTGAAGTTGGTACAGGCAAGTCTAAGAAATTGGCCAAAAGACAAGCTGCTTACAAGATGTGGCAGGCACTTCAAGATAACCCACCTGAGACTTTCCAACCCGAGGACGAggtaataatataactaaaaacttATCAATAGTGGAAATACGTCtagataaacaataaaatcttaattgGCTTTAAATTTAAGCCGGTTACATGGACgcttcatttaataatttagtcaTGTAAAACAATGTCTAATGTTGTCCCATGTTTGTTACAATGTCATTtccattcaaaaataattgtaactttGGAACTAACCCAAATCCATATTTCACAATGAGcctagtatttttattgtcataATCAAATATAGAATGTGAGTTGGACATTTAGTtgtcatttaaaaacatttgattTGAGACTCCATGAAAAGTAGAAAGATTTTTCTAGGCTTTGCCGTTTAACATGCTTGCTAGagaataacatatttaaaaaacattgaaatgtATACAATGATTAACAAACCTGTTACTTAACAATTGCAATGTTTTGGTAAATtttgaaatgtattattaaataaattaccacTAATTGCTTGCTTTCACATATTATGCTTTACATGCACTTATATTTTCAGGCGATACAATCAGACATAAAAATGCAAAAACTTTGcactttcataaaattatttaaattttgattcaGAGCATCTAtgaggtatatttttaataaacttaaaatatattttcgaatAAGGACCTTGAAACaactaaagaaaatttattcactatataaacaaattcaaagaCACAAGTGGCTCTCTAAGGCACTTGGCCAGGTCTTTTACTATCTTTCATCGGCTCTTGCGACAGGAGGGTACtttcaaaaattctaaatttttataattggtgTTGTTTTCTAGGGCGGTGTCGCATCACGTTATGCCGACTTGAAAGATAGTAAAATCTCCACATTAACCACAAGTCACAGCCACAAGGTGTCGCAGTTTCACAAACACCTCAAACAGTCTGTCGGGCCCAACCTGGCCAAGTTGCAGGTATGCATTTCATTACTTTGCATGAGGGCATGATTTCTATGGTATGTGCTAATACAAAATGTGAAAGACTTCTCTGAGTGTGccttgcattaaaaaaaattgttataaatttacattaatactaaaattgttgtaaCTTTTAACCGCTTTTTACTTTTGATGGGTAATCAAAATTGAATTGATTGGATTTCAAACCCaacctttatattaattaaataaaaatttaaactgattttaaatttttaatcagTTGTAGTAATTTAACAAGTATATAActacattttaattagttaaattgatgataataaaaagatttGGGCGGtttgaattgaatatttttatgaagttctttttttgttatacgCTTGGGATTGCTTTTTTATTCGCTGCTTTTTCTGggttatttgtaattattccAAATGTTACATAAAGCACTGTGCGAATGTCATTTATAAACACTATTAGTTTAAGGAACATAATCTGTTTCATTTTCTATGAAGTTGATGTTACAAGTAGTGCTTGTCGCTTACGGAGCAGTGTTGCCCTACCCTGGGTGTGTGACTCTAAAGTTGTAGATTGGAAtgccggctgtgcaccaatgaacaaatgatcaccaaacaaatacagaaatctgacgcAAACCCAAAGccatgaatttttttaagtcgCAGAAATACTGCTTATGTGTCTTAAAGTGCTATCAatgtgtgaataaataatttgttataaaatagatttgtatgaatgatttaaaaattccaGGTAACCCCGCTGAACAACAAAGATTTCAACTTTGTGAAGTTCCTTCAAGAGATAGCCACGGAGCAGTCGTTTGAAGTGACTTATGTGGACATAGAAGAGAAGTCAATGGCCGGTCGCTGTCAATGCCTCGTCCAGCTCTCGACTCTTCCGGTGGCCGTCTGCTACGGGTCGGGGCTCACGAGCAAAGATGCCCAGTCTTCGGCGGCTCACAACGCCCTCGAGTACCTCAAAATCATGAACAAGAAGTGAATCCGAACCGTTCGCCCCATACAGATTTATTATACGTAAAA
Proteins encoded:
- the LOC123709697 gene encoding interferon-inducible double-stranded RNA-dependent protein kinase activator A homolog isoform X6, which produces MMDGGVVHPHPGVVHGGMPGVVHGMPVHGGGPDGEHAPHGPRRRYQNRPKPPNNLERLPLDEAAKREMESLPMKTPVSVLQELLARRGTVPKYELVQIEGMIHEPTFRYRVTVADLVAMGTGRSKKEAKHSAAKALLDKLTGAAPADQNTNGNVPETGAVVSSFEDKLLGNPVGWLQELCMSRFWPPPSYHAENDDNVNRRLPHERQFTIICTLLKRREVGTGKSKKLAKRQAAYKMWQALQDNPPETFQPEDEGGVASRYADLKDSKISTLTTSHSHKVSQFHKHLKQSVGPNLAKLQVTPLNNKDFNFVKFLQEIATEQSFEVTYVDIEEKSMAGRCQCLVQLSTLPVAVCYGSGLTSKDAQSSAAHNALEYLKIMNKK
- the LOC123709697 gene encoding interferon-inducible double-stranded RNA-dependent protein kinase activator A homolog isoform X3 — protein: MMDGGVVHPHPGVVHGGMPGVVHGMPVHGGGPDGEHAPHGPRRRYQNRPKPPNNLERLPLDEAAKREMESLPMKTPVSVLQELLARRGTVPKYELVQIEGMIHEPTFRYRVTVADLVAMGTGRSKKEAKHSAAKALLDKLTGAAPADQNTNGNVPETGAVVSSFEDKLLGNPVGWLQELCMSRFWPPPSYHAENDDNVNRRMFCLPHERQFTIICTLLKRREVGTGKSKKLAKRQAAYKMWQALQDNPPETFQPEDEGGVASRYADLKDSKISTLTTSHSHKVSQFHKHLKQSVGPNLAKLQVTPLNNKDFNFVKFLQEIATEQSFEVTYVDIEEKSMAGRCQCLVQLSTLPVAVCYGSGLTSKDAQSSAAHNALEYLKIMNKK
- the LOC123709697 gene encoding interferon-inducible double-stranded RNA-dependent protein kinase activator A homolog isoform X4 — its product is MINSYIQMDGGVVHPHPGVVHGGMPGVVHGMPVHGGGPDGEHAPHGPRRRYQNRPKPPNNLERLPLDEAAKREMESLPMKTPVSVLQELLARRGTVPKYELVQIEGMIHEPTFRYRVTVADLVAMGTGRSKKEAKHSAAKALLDKLTGAAPADQNTNGNVPETGAVVSSFEDKLLGNPVGWLQELCMSRFWPPPSYHAENDDNVNRRMFCLPHERQFTIICTLLKRREVGTGKSKKLAKRQAAYKMWQALQDNPPETFQPEDEVTPLNNKDFNFVKFLQEIATEQSFEVTYVDIEEKSMAGRCQCLVQLSTLPVAVCYGSGLTSKDAQSSAAHNALEYLKIMNKK
- the LOC123709697 gene encoding interferon-inducible double-stranded RNA-dependent protein kinase activator A homolog isoform X2, whose amino-acid sequence is MINSYIQMDGGVVHPHPGVVHGGMPGVVHGMPVHGGGPDGEHAPHGPRRRYQNRPKPPNNLERLPLDEAAKREMESLPMKTPVSVLQELLARRGTVPKYELVQIEGMIHEPTFRYRVTVADLVAMGTGRSKKEAKHSAAKALLDKLTGAAPADQNTNGNVPETGAVVSSFEDKLLGNPVGWLQELCMSRFWPPPSYHAENDDNVNRRLPHERQFTIICTLLKRREVGTGKSKKLAKRQAAYKMWQALQDNPPETFQPEDEGGVASRYADLKDSKISTLTTSHSHKVSQFHKHLKQSVGPNLAKLQVTPLNNKDFNFVKFLQEIATEQSFEVTYVDIEEKSMAGRCQCLVQLSTLPVAVCYGSGLTSKDAQSSAAHNALEYLKIMNKK
- the LOC123709697 gene encoding interferon-inducible double-stranded RNA-dependent protein kinase activator A homolog isoform X5, which codes for MINSYIQMDGGVVHPHPGVVHGGMPGVVHGMPVHGGGPDGEHAPHGPRRRYQNRPKPPNNLERLPLDEAAKREMESLPMKTPVSVLQELLARRGTVPKYELVQIEGMIHEPTFRYRVTVADLVAMGTGRSKKEAKHSAAKALLDKLTGAAPADQNTNGNVPETGAVVSSFEDKLLGNPVGWLQELCMSRFWPPPSYHAENDDNVNRRLPHERQFTIICTLLKRREVGTGKSKKLAKRQAAYKMWQALQDNPPETFQPEDEVTPLNNKDFNFVKFLQEIATEQSFEVTYVDIEEKSMAGRCQCLVQLSTLPVAVCYGSGLTSKDAQSSAAHNALEYLKIMNKK